In one Campylobacter insulaenigrae NCTC 12927 genomic region, the following are encoded:
- a CDS encoding ankyrin repeat domain-containing protein, with protein sequence MRFLILSFIFCFQIFALEYSCDYLKEKKTNFFKDFSPQNMEDYSQVDLNCQFSLKNSEITNKLYMLANEIRGSNSACVGAEYFSDLRKFDFLLLKIALDPMSYQVSLQDANSLEKKFAKLKAYFRFWAYQSVGNFKLYKDFWKAYNDAINPLTMYFYKNFKMDKASAVYFASSALNEFLNWAVGETKIFKDISDFEKFIANPHNSLDQIREYIYVNKLNALELNNGFKSALLNNKNTEIIAEFIKLGVKLNEGYESALFYALGNYDNVKLLLESGAEVDYKNSFGKTPLFYAVEYSNYEVSKLLIENGANVNQKYINDNEKLSVTSVGANTPYYITLCALEHTSKNIFMHAANYSDVKMLKLLVNYGVKINEIDDLGFNALDFALLAKNSENVKYLKEIGLKENENLVIYEEISP encoded by the coding sequence TTGAGATTTTTAATTTTAAGTTTTATATTTTGTTTTCAAATTTTTGCTTTAGAGTATAGTTGTGATTATTTAAAAGAGAAGAAAACGAATTTTTTCAAAGATTTTAGTCCACAGAATATGGAAGATTATTCGCAGGTTGATTTAAATTGTCAGTTTTCTTTAAAAAATAGTGAAATTACCAATAAACTTTACATGCTTGCAAATGAAATTAGGGGTAGTAATAGCGCATGTGTAGGTGCGGAATATTTTAGTGATCTTAGAAAATTTGATTTTTTGCTTTTAAAAATCGCATTAGATCCTATGAGCTATCAAGTAAGCTTGCAAGATGCTAATAGTTTGGAAAAGAAGTTTGCAAAGCTAAAAGCTTATTTTAGGTTTTGGGCTTATCAAAGTGTAGGTAATTTTAAACTTTATAAGGATTTTTGGAAAGCTTATAATGATGCGATTAATCCACTTACAATGTATTTTTATAAAAATTTCAAAATGGATAAAGCTAGTGCTGTTTATTTTGCAAGTAGTGCTTTGAATGAATTTTTAAATTGGGCTGTTGGTGAAACTAAAATTTTCAAAGATATTTCTGATTTTGAAAAATTTATTGCAAATCCGCATAATTCATTGGATCAAATTCGAGAATATATTTATGTAAATAAACTTAATGCTTTAGAGTTAAATAATGGTTTTAAGTCTGCTTTATTAAACAATAAAAACACAGAGATTATTGCTGAATTTATTAAGCTTGGTGTGAAATTAAATGAAGGCTATGAATCAGCTTTATTTTATGCTTTGGGTAATTATGATAATGTTAAATTGCTTTTAGAAAGTGGCGCTGAGGTTGATTATAAAAATTCCTTCGGCAAAACACCTTTATTTTATGCTGTTGAATATAGTAATTACGAAGTTTCCAAACTTTTGATTGAAAATGGTGCAAATGTTAATCAAAAATACATCAATGATAATGAAAAACTTTCTGTGACCAGCGTTGGTGCTAATACCCCTTATTATATCACTTTGTGTGCATTAGAGCATACTTCTAAAAATATATTTATGCATGCTGCAAATTATTCTGATGTCAAAATGCTAAAACTACTTGTTAATTATGGAGTAAAAATTAACGAGATAGATGATTTAGGTTTTAATGCTTTAGATTTTGCCTTACTTGCTAAAAATAGTGAAAATGTAAAATATTTAAAAGAAATAGGGTTGAAAGAAAATGAAAATTTGGTCATCTATGAGGAAATTTCGCCATGA
- a CDS encoding Na+/H+ antiporter NhaC family protein → MKLFCLLLAPLFVFADAQSNAELFGAWTLLPPIVAIILAFVTKDVVLSLFLGALSGTFMLGLIENSVYQAIIASFTGFINKVVNAMASPGNAGILLQVLTIGGVVALITKTGGTKAVALWLSTKAKQAKSSQFATWCMGIFIFFDDYANSLIVGPIMRPVTDKFKVSREKLAFIMDATAAPITGLAIISTWIGLEISLIRSGYDLIDDATLTHLGIIREEINAFEIFVQTLPYRFYNLFMLIFVLLTIYTGREFGPMLKAELRARSGKFSHGYEQIDNIEDKVLEPKEHIKLQASNAIIPLFVLIAFSFIGFYFSGYNAIEDTTLKAQIDAMPLSLFAFRETFGAADASIVLFQAALLATIVAIILGIYRKIFNLKEAIAIWTHGWRTMIMTVIILLCAWSLASVIKDLGTSKYLIDLFSDKTPIYLLPTAIFIFASIISFSTGTSYGTMGILMPLAIPLAMAVGVHNNLDGIELHQYMVINISGVLTGAIFGDHCSPISDTTILSSMGSKCDLLAHVSTQMPYALSVCAISILCGYLPVALGLNVWLGLLLGIVAMGILLLMVGKKVDA, encoded by the coding sequence ATGAAGTTGTTTTGTTTATTATTAGCTCCTCTTTTTGTATTTGCTGATGCACAAAGTAATGCAGAACTTTTCGGAGCTTGGACTCTTTTACCACCTATTGTGGCTATTATATTAGCTTTTGTAACAAAAGATGTAGTATTATCTTTATTCTTAGGTGCATTAAGTGGAACCTTTATGTTAGGACTTATTGAAAATAGTGTTTATCAAGCTATTATTGCTTCTTTTACAGGATTTATCAATAAAGTTGTAAACGCTATGGCAAGTCCTGGTAATGCAGGAATTTTGTTGCAAGTTTTAACTATAGGTGGTGTGGTTGCTTTAATCACAAAAACTGGAGGTACAAAAGCTGTTGCGCTTTGGTTATCAACTAAAGCAAAACAAGCTAAAAGTTCTCAGTTTGCTACTTGGTGTATGGGGATATTTATATTTTTTGATGATTATGCCAACTCTTTAATTGTAGGACCTATTATGCGTCCTGTTACTGATAAATTTAAGGTAAGCCGCGAAAAACTTGCTTTTATTATGGACGCAACTGCGGCACCAATTACTGGTTTGGCTATTATTTCAACTTGGATTGGTCTTGAAATTTCTTTAATTCGTAGTGGCTATGATTTAATTGATGATGCAACTTTAACACATTTAGGTATTATTAGAGAAGAAATCAACGCTTTTGAAATTTTTGTACAAACTTTACCATATAGGTTTTACAATCTTTTTATGTTAATTTTTGTACTTTTGACTATTTACACTGGTAGGGAATTTGGCCCTATGCTAAAAGCAGAGCTTAGAGCAAGATCGGGTAAGTTTTCTCATGGATACGAACAAATTGATAATATAGAAGATAAAGTTTTAGAACCAAAAGAACATATAAAACTACAAGCTTCTAATGCAATAATTCCTCTATTTGTTTTAATAGCATTTTCTTTTATTGGATTTTATTTTAGTGGATATAACGCAATTGAAGATACTACTTTAAAAGCACAAATTGATGCTATGCCTTTAAGTTTATTTGCTTTTAGGGAAACTTTTGGAGCAGCAGATGCCTCTATAGTTTTATTTCAAGCAGCATTGCTAGCAACTATTGTAGCTATAATTTTGGGTATATATAGAAAGATTTTCAACCTTAAAGAAGCTATTGCTATTTGGACTCATGGATGGAGAACCATGATTATGACAGTGATTATTTTACTTTGTGCTTGGTCTCTTGCTTCTGTGATTAAAGATTTGGGAACTTCAAAGTATTTAATTGATTTATTTTCAGATAAAACACCTATTTATCTATTACCAACAGCTATTTTTATTTTTGCTTCAATTATTTCTTTTTCAACCGGTACTAGTTATGGAACTATGGGTATATTGATGCCTTTAGCTATTCCTTTAGCTATGGCTGTTGGGGTACATAATAATTTAGATGGAATAGAACTTCATCAATATATGGTTATTAATATTTCAGGTGTTTTAACGGGTGCGATTTTTGGAGATCATTGTTCTCCAATTTCTGACACTACTATACTTTCTTCTATGGGAAGTAAATGTGATCTTTTAGCTCATGTTAGCACTCAAATGCCTTACGCTTTAAGTGTTTGTGCTATAAGTATACTTTGTGGCTATTTACCAGTAGCCTTAGGATTAAATGTTTGGTTAGGATTGTTATTGGGTATTGTTGCAATGGGTATTTTACTTCTTATGGTGGGTAAAAAGGTTGATGCTTAA
- a CDS encoding short-chain dehydrogenase/reductase, subgroup 5: MKTALITGASSGIGLETLKALIELDYKVVAIARRKERLERIQQQFQDKVFSIVVDVKDKDTVFDAVQNLPSCWKDISLLVNNAGLALGLEDFSQLSIDDIENMVDTNVKGFLYIAKAVLPLLKRNKNAHIINLGSIAANVPYYGGNVYCGTKAFVAQFSRALRTDLRGTNIKVTNIAPGLCKTEFSEVRFKGNKHKAEEIYKNTKYITAQDIARVISFIITLPEHININEIELMPVTQTWAGTFSEKIYN; this comes from the coding sequence ATGAAAACTGCATTAATTACAGGTGCTAGTTCGGGTATTGGTTTAGAAACTTTAAAAGCATTAATTGAGCTTGACTATAAAGTTGTAGCTATAGCGCGTCGTAAAGAGAGATTAGAAAGAATTCAACAACAATTTCAAGATAAAGTTTTTTCAATTGTTGTAGATGTAAAAGACAAAGATACAGTATTTGATGCTGTGCAAAATTTACCATCATGTTGGAAAGATATTTCTTTGCTTGTAAATAATGCAGGGCTTGCTTTAGGACTTGAAGATTTTAGTCAATTAAGTATTGATGATATTGAAAATATGGTAGATACAAACGTAAAAGGATTTTTGTATATTGCAAAAGCAGTGCTACCTTTGCTAAAAAGAAACAAAAATGCTCATATTATTAATTTGGGCTCTATAGCGGCAAATGTTCCCTATTATGGTGGAAATGTATATTGTGGTACCAAAGCTTTTGTAGCACAATTTTCTAGGGCTTTAAGAACTGATTTACGTGGTACAAATATAAAAGTAACAAATATTGCTCCTGGACTTTGTAAGACTGAATTTAGTGAAGTAAGGTTTAAAGGTAACAAACACAAAGCAGAAGAAATTTACAAAAATACTAAATATATCACAGCTCAAGATATAGCAAGAGTTATTTCTTTCATAATTACACTACCTGAGCACATTAATATCAATGAAATTGAATTGATGCCAGTGACCCAAACTTGGGCTGGAACTTTTAGCGAAAAAATTTACAATTAA
- a CDS encoding PAS domain-containing protein: MEKEIILESNTLITSKTDLKGNIIYANSYFLKYAGYQMGEILYKPHNIVRHPDMPRTVFKYLWNYIQEGKEIFAFVKNKTKFNDYYWVFANVTASFDQKGNIINYYSVRRKPKKEAVDTIKEVYKTLLKAEQNGGIKAGIEELVKIVNSYKMSYNQLILELQA; this comes from the coding sequence ATGGAAAAAGAGATTATTTTAGAGTCTAATACTCTGATAACTTCAAAAACGGATTTAAAAGGTAATATAATCTATGCAAATAGTTATTTTTTAAAATATGCAGGTTATCAAATGGGTGAAATTTTATATAAACCACATAATATAGTTCGTCATCCTGATATGCCAAGAACGGTGTTTAAATATTTGTGGAATTACATACAAGAGGGAAAAGAAATCTTTGCTTTTGTAAAAAATAAAACAAAATTTAATGATTATTATTGGGTTTTTGCTAATGTAACTGCTTCTTTTGATCAAAAAGGGAATATTATTAATTATTATTCTGTGAGACGAAAGCCAAAAAAAGAAGCGGTTGATACAATAAAAGAAGTTTATAAAACACTTTTAAAAGCTGAACAAAATGGCGGTATCAAAGCAGGTATTGAGGAATTAGTAAAGATCGTTAATTCATATAAAATGAGTTATAATCAATTAATTCTTGAACTTCAGGCATAA
- a CDS encoding PAS domain-containing protein, with product MSQERVLNSDTLITSKTNLRGEIIYANDDFLKYSDYSIKEVLYKPHSLMRHPDMPRTVFKYLWNYIQEGKEIFAFVKNKTKFNDYYWVFANVTASFDQKGNIINYYSVRRKPKKEAVDTIKEVYKTLLKAEKDGGIKAGIEELQNIMKSHSMTYNQLMLALQK from the coding sequence ATGTCTCAAGAAAGAGTTTTAAATTCAGATACTTTGATAACATCAAAAACCAATTTAAGAGGTGAAATTATTTATGCAAATGATGATTTTTTAAAATATTCTGATTATTCTATAAAGGAAGTTCTTTATAAACCGCATAGCTTAATGCGTCATCCTGATATGCCAAGAACGGTGTTTAAATATTTGTGGAATTACATACAAGAGGGAAAAGAAATCTTTGCTTTTGTAAAAAATAAAACAAAATTTAATGATTATTATTGGGTTTTTGCTAATGTAACTGCTTCTTTTGATCAAAAAGGGAATATTATTAATTATTATTCTGTGAGACGAAAGCCAAAAAAAGAAGCGGTTGATACAATAAAAGAAGTTTATAAAACACTTTTAAAAGCTGAGAAAGATGGTGGTATCAAAGCAGGTATTGAAGAGCTTCAAAATATAATGAAATCTCATAGTATGACATACAATCAATTGATGCTTGCATTACAAAAATAA
- a CDS encoding MCP-domain energy taxis signal transduction protein, which produces MKNILYIGTTLSVLGCIMVMSLAEFISAGILVLLCVVFIIGIYIHKNDEEFNDKILHLSQELKNGNFDERVIYIKCRNKKLKEIADNLNNTIDGLEAYLREINTSIACSQKGEYFRRAIPEGLKGIFVHNINFINRSLDDIEKTGKTVFKNALSRELMDLSLSSQNKNLNDLSNALNKIIRLMREVFGDIKIISDTAQKNGIEIGSLQESISSMMQVADESKNAVNTFASNAQNINSIVEVIRDIADQTNLLALNAAIEAARAGEHGRGFAVVADEVRQLAEKTQKATGEITLAIQVMNQEIGSIQENSEKVFGIANSSDSKIADFSEAFRELEGKSSHLGKEFVNFASELTLSAMKIDHILYKSDVYLTLNGSKNELQNLAPVSTLCNDEDAKNIFCPLVTPHELETKGDYIQTKADKAVKLAKNEVIDKLTYDAIISDIRELEKESRMIMDKLEV; this is translated from the coding sequence ATGAAAAATATTTTATATATTGGGACTACACTAAGTGTATTAGGTTGTATTATGGTAATGAGCTTAGCCGAATTTATTTCAGCTGGAATATTGGTTTTATTGTGTGTGGTGTTTATAATTGGTATCTATATTCATAAAAATGATGAAGAATTTAATGATAAAATTTTACATTTAAGTCAAGAATTAAAAAATGGAAATTTTGATGAGAGAGTGATTTATATCAAATGTAGAAATAAAAAACTCAAGGAGATTGCAGATAATTTAAACAATACTATAGATGGTTTAGAGGCTTATTTAAGAGAAATTAATACATCTATTGCTTGTTCTCAAAAAGGTGAATATTTTAGAAGGGCAATTCCTGAAGGATTAAAAGGTATTTTCGTTCATAATATTAATTTTATTAATAGATCTTTGGATGATATTGAAAAAACTGGAAAAACTGTATTTAAAAATGCACTTTCTAGAGAATTAATGGATTTAAGTTTAAGCAGTCAAAATAAAAATTTAAATGATTTATCTAATGCATTAAATAAAATCATTAGATTAATGAGGGAAGTATTTGGGGACATAAAGATTATTTCTGATACAGCACAAAAAAATGGCATAGAGATAGGTAGTTTGCAAGAATCTATTTCATCTATGATGCAAGTAGCTGATGAGAGTAAAAATGCTGTTAATACTTTTGCTTCTAATGCTCAGAATATTAATTCTATTGTAGAAGTGATTAGAGATATTGCAGATCAAACTAATCTTCTTGCTTTAAATGCGGCAATAGAGGCAGCACGTGCTGGAGAGCATGGTAGAGGTTTTGCAGTGGTTGCAGATGAAGTTAGACAATTGGCTGAAAAAACTCAAAAAGCAACAGGGGAAATTACCTTGGCTATACAAGTTATGAATCAAGAAATAGGCTCTATACAAGAAAACAGCGAAAAAGTTTTTGGTATAGCTAATTCTTCTGATAGTAAAATTGCAGATTTTAGTGAGGCATTTAGAGAATTAGAGGGTAAAAGCTCGCACTTAGGAAAAGAATTTGTAAATTTTGCGTCTGAACTAACTCTTTCTGCTATGAAGATAGATCATATATTATATAAATCTGATGTTTATTTGACTTTAAATGGTTCTAAAAATGAACTACAAAATCTTGCACCTGTGTCTACACTTTGTAATGATGAAGATGCTAAAAATATATTCTGTCCATTGGTTACTCCGCATGAGTTAGAGACTAAAGGTGATTATATACAAACTAAAGCAGATAAAGCTGTAAAACTTGCGAAAAACGAAGTAATAGATAAACTAACTTATGATGCTATTATTAGTGATATTAGAGAATTAGAAAAAGAAAGTAGAATGATAATGGATAAGCTAGAAGTATAA
- the ilvA gene encoding threonine ammonia-lyase, which yields MIELNKIYQAKQKISEFILKTPFVHSSFLSDFLHTDIFLKCENLQKTGAYKIRGAYNAIANLSEKQKAQGVIAASAGNHAQGVAISAKKFGIKAVIVMPEATPLLKVSATKNLDAQVILKGNNFDEAYAFALDYVKQYNLNFIHPFEDENIIAGQGTLMLEMLDEASDLDMILVPVGGGGLISGIASAAKQINPDIKIVGVSAKGAPAMFESFHSKNIINSKSVRTIADGIAVRDVNKINFNIIVECVDEFIQVDDEEIANAVLYLLEKHKMIVEGAGASTIAALLHKKVNLDKCKKVGVVLSGGNIDVQMLNIIIEKGLFKSFRKMCINVTLVDKPGALTALSDTIKEANANIIKIDYDRFSTKLDYGDAMISITLETKGMEHQELVRKILFEKGFHFSEIS from the coding sequence ATGATAGAACTAAATAAAATTTATCAAGCAAAACAAAAAATATCTGAATTTATTCTAAAAACACCTTTTGTTCATTCTTCTTTTTTGAGTGATTTTTTACATACTGATATTTTTTTAAAATGTGAAAATTTACAAAAGACTGGAGCATATAAAATACGAGGTGCTTATAATGCTATAGCAAATTTAAGTGAAAAACAAAAGGCTCAAGGAGTTATTGCAGCAAGTGCTGGAAATCACGCTCAAGGAGTAGCTATAAGTGCTAAAAAATTTGGCATTAAAGCAGTAATAGTTATGCCTGAAGCTACTCCACTTTTAAAAGTGAGTGCAACTAAAAATTTAGATGCTCAAGTAATCCTTAAGGGTAATAATTTTGATGAAGCTTACGCTTTTGCTTTAGATTATGTTAAACAGTATAATCTAAATTTTATTCATCCTTTTGAAGATGAAAATATCATAGCAGGACAAGGAACCTTAATGCTTGAAATGCTTGATGAAGCGAGTGATTTAGATATGATTTTGGTTCCTGTTGGAGGAGGAGGATTAATTAGTGGTATTGCTAGTGCTGCAAAACAAATTAATCCGGATATAAAAATAGTTGGAGTTAGTGCAAAAGGTGCTCCTGCAATGTTTGAAAGTTTTCATAGTAAAAATATTATAAATTCAAAATCCGTAAGAACTATTGCTGATGGTATAGCTGTTAGAGATGTTAATAAAATTAATTTTAACATTATAGTTGAATGTGTAGATGAATTTATACAAGTTGATGATGAAGAAATTGCGAATGCTGTGTTGTATTTACTTGAAAAACATAAGATGATAGTTGAGGGGGCTGGAGCATCTACAATTGCTGCTCTTTTGCATAAAAAAGTAAATTTGGATAAATGTAAAAAAGTGGGTGTTGTATTAAGTGGTGGAAATATAGATGTGCAAATGTTAAACATTATTATAGAAAAAGGTCTATTTAAATCTTTTAGAAAAATGTGTATTAATGTGACATTAGTGGATAAGCCTGGAGCTTTAACAGCTTTAAGCGATACTATTAAAGAGGCTAATGCGAATATAATAAAAATTGATTATGATAGGTTTTCTACTAAATTAGACTATGGTGATGCTATGATTTCTATCACCTTAGAAACTAAAGGGATGGAGCACCAAGAGTTAGTTAGAAAAATACTTTTTGAAAAAGGTTTTCATTTTAGTGAAATTTCATAA
- the trmA gene encoding tRNA (uridine(54)-C5)-methyltransferase TrmA: MHFEEKIILNKALFSSLFNGEIQCFNSPSSAYRTRAEFSIYHDENNKIHYAMHENKKKIPIQKFEKAEKVIQEFMPILLENINEKLAHKLFGIEFLSTKLDLSVTLLYHKNIEEIFEDLKKLSCDLNIKLIARSKGKKIVFNGENLRQELDINGKKIFYEFNNECFIQPNTYINEKMIEWVLSCIKKDEKKDLLELYCGYGNFTIALASNFNEILATEISKKNIEFALRNCILNDISNISFVRLSSEELSQAFEKQREFNRLKNINLDTFNISHVLVDPPRAGLDENVIKLINKFQNIIYISCNPITLKNDLEILCNTHKIIQFAFFDQFAGTPHLECGIYLKKYH; the protein is encoded by the coding sequence ATGCATTTTGAAGAAAAAATTATTTTAAATAAAGCATTGTTTTCATCATTATTTAATGGTGAAATTCAATGTTTTAATTCTCCATCTAGTGCTTACAGAACTAGAGCTGAATTTTCTATATATCATGATGAAAATAATAAAATTCATTATGCTATGCATGAGAATAAAAAGAAAATTCCTATTCAAAAATTTGAAAAAGCAGAAAAAGTAATTCAAGAATTTATGCCTATATTATTAGAAAATATAAATGAAAAATTAGCACATAAGCTTTTTGGGATTGAATTTTTATCTACAAAATTAGATTTAAGTGTAACCTTGCTTTATCATAAAAATATAGAAGAAATTTTCGAGGATTTAAAAAAATTATCATGTGATCTAAATATTAAACTCATAGCTAGAAGTAAAGGTAAAAAAATTGTTTTTAATGGAGAAAATTTAAGACAAGAACTTGATATTAATGGTAAAAAAATATTTTATGAATTTAACAATGAGTGTTTTATTCAACCTAATACTTACATTAATGAAAAGATGATTGAATGGGTTTTATCTTGTATAAAAAAAGATGAGAAGAAAGATTTATTAGAGCTTTATTGTGGCTATGGGAATTTTACTATTGCATTAGCTAGTAATTTTAACGAAATTCTAGCAACTGAAATTTCTAAAAAAAATATAGAATTTGCTTTGCGAAATTGTATTTTAAATGATATTTCAAATATCAGTTTTGTTAGGCTTTCTAGTGAAGAATTAAGTCAAGCTTTTGAAAAACAGCGAGAATTTAATCGTTTGAAAAATATAAATCTTGATACATTTAACATATCGCATGTTTTGGTAGATCCTCCTAGAGCCGGATTAGATGAAAATGTTATAAAGCTTATTAATAAATTTCAAAATATTATTTATATTTCATGTAATCCAATCACTTTAAAAAATGATCTTGAAATTTTATGTAATACCCATAAAATAATACAATTTGCTTTTTTTGATCAATTTGCTGGTACTCCTCATCTTGAGTGTGGTATTTATTTAAAAAAATATCATTAA